From a single Parambassis ranga chromosome 2, fParRan2.1, whole genome shotgun sequence genomic region:
- the phax gene encoding phosphorylated adapter RNA export protein: protein MADGGHLMDGDLEDGEISGSDSDTEMGTTAAAAQAPTQAPKAFSALSTQNRNASLPPAIAYRSTERTMESSDSDADSSDDEAVSWRRKRQKVSSAPRLSACTTRIGPTPVPAPGTRKVNNIWGSVVQEQCQDAITAELGVFGMDGVDMSSRNVETYNFVLARKIMEKEREMEKLSRDEEEVSMMDEELDAYMKGRASEVVAGGEAKRKRPAKERLGPRAEMDIKGRYEITEDDPDDKVIDEIAHRLQEPKKELIERVVKSIGKKQAIELLGETATLEESGGVYTMDGSRRRTPGGVYLNLLKNTPSITKAQIRQIFFDEQQKDCKSKKAAQKRRRQVVAKKMKQAISTLNLQEHDDVSRETFASDTNEALESLEETVEEEAQEEAAVGTEETAVVYNSADLEVF from the coding sequence ATGGCTGATGGCGGACATCTAATGGACGGTGATCTGGAAGATGGAGAGATCTCCGGGTCCGATTCGGACACCGAGATGGGAACTACTGCCGCTGCTGCGCAAGCTCCAACCCAGGCTCCCAAGGCTTTCAGTGCCCTGTCCACCCAGAACAGAAATGCATCCCTGCCACCTGCTATCGCGTACCGTAGCACCGAAAGGACGATGGAGTCTAGTGACAGTGACGCAGATTCGTCAGACGATGAAGCTGTTTCTTGGCGCAGGAAGCGCCAGAAAGTGTCCAGTGCTCCGCGGCTGTCTGCATGTACCACCCGGATAGGACCAACACCAGTGCCCGCCCCGGGAACCCGCAAGGTGAACAACATTTGGGGTTCTGTGGTCCAGGAGCAGTGTCAGGACGCCATTACTGCAGAGCTGGGTGTATTCGGCATGGATGGTGTTGATATGTCCAGCAGAAATGTGGAAACTTATAACTTTGTACTGGCCCGTAAGATaatggagaaggagagggagatggagaagCTGTCGAGGGATGAGGAAGAAGTGAGCATGATGGATGAAGAGCTGGATGCGTACATGAAGGGCAGGGCATCCGAGGTGGTGGCAGGAGGTGAAGCCAAGAGGAAGAGGCCGGCCAAAGAGAGGCTGGGCCCCAGGGCTGAGATGGACATCAAGGGCCGGTATGAGATCACAGAGGATGACCCTGATGATAAGGTAATAGATGAGATCGCACACAGGCTGCAAGAGCCTAAAAAAGAGCTGATAGAACGAGTAGTTAAAAGTATTGGGAAGAAACAAGCCATAGAGCTCCTAGGAGAGACTGCCACGCTAGAGGAAAGTGGTGGTGTGTACACCATGGATGGCAGCAGGAGACGGACGCCGGGTGGAGTGTATCTCAACCTGCTGAAGAACACCCCCAGCATCACCAAGGCCCAGATCAGACAGATATTCTTTGATGAACAGCAAAAAGACTGCAAGAGCAAGAAGGCCGCCCAGAAGAGGAGGCGGCAAGTAGTGGCTAAGAAGATGAAGCAGGCCATCAGCACACTGAACTTGCAGGAGCACGACGATGTCTCCAGGGAGACTTTTGCTAGTGATACAAATGAGGCTTTGGAGTCGCTGGAGGagactgtggaggaggaggctcaggaggaagctgctgtagGCACTGAGGAGACGGCAGTGGTCTACAACTCTGCAGATCTGGAGGTCTTCTGA
- the psmc2 gene encoding 26S proteasome regulatory subunit 7: MPDYLGDDQRKIKEEEKDDSPIRALDEGDIALLKTYGQSTYSRQIKQVEDDIQQLLKKINELTGIKESDTGLAPPALWDLAADKQTLQSEQPLQVARCTKIINADSEDPKYIINVKQFAKFVVDLSDQVAPTDIEEGMRVGVDRNKYQIHIPLPPKIDPTVTMMQVEEKPDVTYSDVGGCKEQIEKLREVVETPLLHPERFVNLGIEPPKGVLLFGPPGTGKTLCARAVANRTDACFIRVIGSELVQKYVGEGARMVRELFEMARTKKACLIFFDEIDAIGGARFDDGAGGDNEVQRTMLELINQLDGFDPRGNIKVLMATNRPDTLDPALMRPGRLDRKIEFSLPDLEGRTHIFKIHARSMSVERDIRFELLARLCPNSTGAEIRSVCTEAGMFAIRARRKIATEKDFLEAVNKVIKSYAKFSATPRYMTYN, encoded by the exons ATGCCGGACTATCTGGGAGACGATCAGAGAAAGAttaaggaagaggagaaagatgaCTCACCTATCAGAG CGTTGGATGAAGGGGACATCGCTTTACTCAAGACATAT GGTCAAAGCACCTACTCCAGGCAGATCAAACAGGTGGAAGATGACATTCAGCAGCTTCTCAAAAAGATCAACGAGCTGACAG GCATTAAGGAGTCAGACACAGGACTGGCCCCACCTGCACTCTGGGATTTGGCTGCTGACAAACAGACTCTGCAGAGTGAACAGCCACTGCAGGTAGCAAG ATGCACAAAGATCATAAATGCAGACTCTGAGGATCCAAAATACATCATCAATGTCAAACAGTTTGCCAAATTTGTGGTTGACCTAAGCGACCAGGTGGCTCCAACTGACATCGAGGAGGGCATGAGAGTAGG AGTTGATAGAAATAAGTATCAGATCCACATTCCTCTGCCTCCTAAGATTGACCCCACTGTCACTATGATGCAG GTGGAGGAGAAGCCTGATGTGACCTACAGTGATGTTGGTGGATGTAAGGAGCAGATTGAAAAGCTGAGAGAAGTGGTGGAGACGCCACTGCTGCAT CCTGAGAGGTTCGTTAACCTGGGTATCGAGCCTCCTAaaggtgtgctgctgtttggGCCCCCCGGTACTGGAAAGACCCTGTGCGCCCGAGCTGTGGCCAATCGAACAGATGCCTGCTTCATCAGAGTTATCGGCTCTGAGCTTGTGCAGAAATATGTGGGAGAG GGAGCCAGGATGGTGCGTGAGCTGTTTGAGATGGCCAGAACTAAGAAGGCCTGCCTGATCTTCTTTGATGAAATTGATGCCATTGGGG GTGCTCGTTTTGATGATGGTGCTGGTGGAGACAATGAGGTGCAGAGAACCATGCTGGAGCTCATCAACCAGCTGGATGGCTTTGACCCTCGTGGAAACATCAAAGTGCTGATGGCCACCAACAGACCAGACACACTGGACCCAGCCCTGATGAGACCTGGGCGTCTGGACAGGAAGATTGAGTTCAGCCTGCCTGACCTAGAG GGACGCACCCATATCTTCAAGATCCATGCCCGCTCTATGAGTGTGGAGAGAGATATTCGTTTCGAGTTGCTTGCACGTCTCTGTCCCAACAGCACTG GTGCTGAAATCCGCAGTGTGTGCACAGAGGCAGGCATGTTCGCTATCAGGGCTCGCAGGAAAATCGCCACAGAGAAGGATTTCCTGGAGGCTGTCAACAAGGTCATCAAGTCCTACGCCAAGTTCAGCGCCACCCCACGATACATGACCTACAACTGa
- the dnajc2 gene encoding dnaJ homolog subfamily C member 2 has protein sequence MLLEALEGEETVVFKEAAASVLVQVEPVGRWFEAYVRRRNRNVSASFQELEDEEESSEESEDEEFQLEEYPILRTLDPKDWKNQDHYAVLGLPHLRYKATQKQIKAAHKQIVLKHHPDKRRAAGEQIVEGDNDYFTCITKAIEILSDPVKRRAFDSVDPTFDNTVPSKSEGKENFVQVFSAVFERNARWSTKKHVPKLGTTESTFEEVDNFYSFWYNFDSWREFSYLDEEEKEKAECRDERRWIEKQNRASRAQRKKEEMNRIRTLVDTAYSCDPRIKKFKEEEKARKESEKKAKAEAKKREQEEKERARQAELEAARLAKEKEEEEAKQAAQQAKKEKEIQKKAIKKERQKLRTTCKNWNYFADNEADSVKMMEEVEKLCDRLELTSLQSLNEILASGSKDESKAAVEKQVQEVNTQLQKEREAEAQARQAARGADQASGGGGGAGGKGWNEDDLQLLIKAVNLFPAGTNARWEVIANYMNLHSTSGMKRTAKDVINKAKNLQRLDPVQKDEINKKAFEKFKKEHTSVPPTIDNAMPSERFDAPAGESNAAPWTTEEQKLLEQALKTYPVSTPERWDKIAAAVPGRNKKDCMKRYKELVEMVKAKKAAQEQVAAKSKK, from the exons ATGCTGTTAGAAGCCCTCGAGGGTGAGGAGACGGTTGTCTTCAAAGAAGCTGCCG CCTCTGTGCTAGTTCAGGTGGAGCCAGTGGGTCGATGGTTCGAGGCTTAtgtgaggaggagaaacaggaaTGTGTCAGCCTCATTTCAGGagctggaggatgaggaggagtcCTCAGAGGAATCAGAGGATGAAGAGTTTCAGCTGGAGGAATACCCTATCCTCCGAACGCTTGACCCTAAAGACTGGAAG AATCAGGATCACTATGCTGTTCTCGGGCTCCCTCACCTGAGGTACAAAGCTACACAGAAACAGATCAAAGCTGCTC ACAAACAGATTGTGTTAAAGCATCACCCTGATAAAAggagagcagcaggagagcagatAGTAGAAGGAGACAATGACTACTTCACCTGTATAACTAAAG CTATAGAAATCCTGTCTGACCCTGTGAAGAGGAGAGCCTTCGACAGTGTAGATCCTACCTTTGACAACACCGTCCCTTCTAAGAGCGAAGGAAAAGAAAACTTCGTTCAGGtgttttcagctgtgtttgagAGAAATGCCAGGTGGTCTACCAAAAAACATGTCCCCAAACTCGGAACCACAGAGTCAACCTTTGAAGAAGTGGATAATTTTTACTCTTTTTG GTACAACTTTGACTCATGGAGGGAATTTTCATACTTGGatgaagaggaaaaggaaaaagctGAATG TCGAGATGAGAGGAGATGGATTGAAAAGCAGAACCGAGCCTCCAGagcacagaggaagaaggaggagatgaACAGAATACGAACACTAGTTG aTACTGCTTACAGCTGTGACCCTAGAATAAAGAaattcaaagaagaagaaaaggccAGGAAGGAGTCTGAGAAGAAAGCCAAAGCTGAAGCCAAgaagagggagcaggaggaaaaggagagg gctCGACAGGCGGAGCTGGAGGCAGCCCGTTTGGcgaaggaaaaagaggaagaggaagccaAGCAGGCCGCCCAGCAGgcaaagaaagagaaggagatcCAGAAGAAGGCCATCaagaaagagaggcagaaacTCAGGACCACCTGCAAG AACTGGAATTACTTTGCTGACAATGAGGCCGATAGCGTAAAGATGATGGAGGAAGTGGAGAAACTCTGTGACCGGCTGGAGCTCACAAG TCTGCAGTCTCTGAATGAAATCCTGGCTTCAGGCTCTAAAGATGAGAGCAAGGCAGCAGTGGAGAAGCAG GTGCAGGAGGTGAACACCCAGCTGCAGAAGGAAAGGGAGGCTGAGGCCCAGGCTAGGCAGGCGGCCCGCGGTGCTGACCAGgccagcggaggaggaggaggagccggaGGGAAGGGCTGGAACGAGGATGACCTGCAGCTGCTCATCAAAGCTGTCAACTTGTTCCCAGCAGGAACCAACGCCAG ATGGGAAGTTATTGCCAACTACATGAACTTGCACTCCACTAGCGGCATGAAAAGGACAGCCAAAGACGTCATCAACAAAGCCAAGAACCTGCAAAGACTCG ATCCAGTACAGAAGGATGAGATCAACAAAAAAGCCTTTGAGAAGTTTAAGAAGGAACACACGTCAGTGCCGCCCACCATCGACAATGCCATGCCCTCAGAGAGGTTTGACG CTCCTGCTGGTGAGAGTAATGCTGCCCCCTGGACCACAGAGGAACAGAAACTTCTAGAACAGGCCCTGAAGACCTACCCTGTCAGCACACCAGAGCGCTGGGACAAGATAGCAGCTGCTGTCCCTGGGCGAAACAAGAAAGACTGTATGAAGAGGTACAAG GAACTGGTGGAGATGGTTAAAGCCAAGAAAGCTGCTCAGGAACAGGTGGCAGCGAAGAGTAAAAAATGA
- the pmpcb gene encoding mitochondrial-processing peptidase subunit beta — MAASIQRLTSAGRYLLQRHLLNTNSLSRLTAGPHRLLATQAAHQVALNVPETKVTTLENGLRVASEDSGLTTCTVGLWIDAGSRYENQRNNGTAHFLEHMAFKGTRKRSQLDLELEIENMGAHLNAYTSREQTVYYAKAFSKDLPRAVEILADIIQNSTLGEAEIERERGVILREMQEVETNLQEVVFDYLHATAYQSTALGRTILGPTENIKTINRGDLVEYITTHYKGPRIVLAAAGGVCHNELIDLAKYHFGKLPGRYQGEAPALPPCHFTGSEIRVCDNKMPLAHIAIAVEAVGWSHPDTIPLMVANTLIGNWDRSFGGGVNLSSKLAQMACQGNLCHSFQSFNTCYTDTGLWGLYMVCEPGTINDMMHFTQMEWMSLCTSVTESEVVRAKNLLKTNMLLHLDGSTPICEDIGRQMLCYSRRIPLHELEARIDAIDANTIKDVCTKYIFNRAPAIAAVGPIEQLPDYNQIRSGMFWMRT, encoded by the exons ATGGCGGCGTCCATACAGCGTCTCACGTCTGCTGGGAGATATCTTCTACAAAGACATTTACTGAACACAAATTCTTTAAGCAGG CTTACAGCCGGACCGCACAGACTTTTGGCTACTCAGGCTGCTCACCAGGTGGCCCTAAATGTGCCTGAAACCAAAGTGACCACTCTGGAGAACGGTCTCCGGGTGGCTTCAGAGGACTCTGGCCTTACCACCTGCACA GTGGGCCTCTGGATAGATGCCGGCAGTCGCTATGAGAACCAGAGAAATAATGGCACAGCCCATTTCCTGGAACATATGGCGTTTAAG ggCACCAGGAAGCGCTCTCAGTTGGATTTGGAGTTGGAGATTGAGAACATGGGAGCTCACCTGAATGCCTACACATCCCGGGAACAGACTGTGTACTATGCCAAAGCTTTCTCTAAGGATCTTCCACGTG CTGTGGAGATCCTGGCTGACATCATCCAGAACAGCACCCTGGGTGAGGCAGAGATTGAGAGGGAGCGAGGGGTGATCCTCAGGGAGATGCAGGAAGTGGAGACCAATCTACAGGAAGTGGTCTTTGATTACCTGCATGCTACAGCATACCAGTCTACAGCGCTGGGCAGGACTATCCTGGGCCCCACTGAGAACATTAA GACCATCAACAGAGGTGACCTGGTCGAGTACATCACCACACATTACAAAGGACCCAGGATtgtgctggctgctgctggag GAGTTTGTCACAACGAGCTCATCGATTTGGCCAAATATCATTTTGGAAAACTTCCTGGCAGGTATCAGGGTGAAGCGCCGGCACTTCCTCCCTGCCACTTCACAGGAAGTGAG ATCCGTGTGTGTGACAACAAAATGCCTCTGGCTCATATCGCCATCGCGGTGGAGGCAGTTGGATGGTCTCACCCTGACACCATCCCCCTCATGGTGGCAAACACACTCATTGGGAACTGGGACCGCTCGTTTGGTGGGGGTGTG AATCTGTCCAGTAAGCTTGCTCAGATGGCCTGTCAGGGAAACCTGTGCCACAGCTTCCAGTCCTTCAACACCTGTTACACAGACACCGGCCTGTGGGGGCTCTACATGGTGTGTGAGCCTGGCACCATCAATGACATGATGCACTTCACTCAGATGGAATG GATGTCTCTTTGCACGAGTGTGACAGAAAGTGAGGTGGTCCGGGCCAAGAATCTGCTAAAGACCAACATGCTCCTTCATCTTGATG GATCCACACCAATCTGTGAGGACATCGGCAGACAGATGCTGTGCTACAGTCGTAGGATCCCACTGCACGAGCTGGAGGCCCGGATCGAT GCTATTGATGCCAACACCATAAAGGATGTGTGCACCAAATACATCTTCAACAGGGCTCCAGCCATCGCTGCAGTTG GTCCAATTGAACAGCTGCCAGACTACAACCAGATCCGCAGTGGAATGTTCTGGATGAGAACCTGA